A window of the Danio aesculapii chromosome 10, fDanAes4.1, whole genome shotgun sequence genome harbors these coding sequences:
- the LOC130236524 gene encoding trace amine-associated receptor 13c-like: MKGQKGEQNKLLTGGDSLMAYETEDLETQYCFPDINSSCVKEQHSSHGYIITYLFISLLSAWTVFLNLLVIISISHFKKLHTPTNMIILSLAVADMLIGLIVMPVEAVILIETCWYFGNTFCVLYLILIGLIFSASLSNLVLIAVDRYVAVCHPLLYPQKITITNMLLTICLCWVCFSAYSTALVINNEYFDSSQKTDVCYGRCLIMMSFSWIVIDLFMCFIFPCITIITLYLKIFHAAHQQVKVINSLIKHDKCVTEGSVKRKSESKAALTLGIVVSIYLLCYIPYYICSLSVNSSTTINVLIWVVYANSGVNPLVYALFYPWFKKTAKLILTLKICQSASSLINMFTENEL; this comes from the coding sequence ATGAAAGGACAGAAAGGAGAGCAGAACAAACTCCTAACAGGAGGAGACTCACTCATGGCCTATGAGACAGAGGATCTGGAGACTCAATACTGCTTTCCTGACATCAACTCATCATGTGTCAAGGAACAACACTCCAGTCACGGATATATCATCACATATTTGTTCATATCACTGCTGTCAGCATGGACTGTGTTTCTAAACCTGCTggtgatcatctccatctctcacttcaaGAAGCTTCACACTCCAACCAACATGATTATTCTCTCTCTGGCTGTTGCTGACATGCTTATTGGCCTTATTGTGATGCCTGTGGAGGCCGTTATACTGATTGAGACGTGTTGGTACTTTGGGAACACTTTCTGTGttctgtatttaatattaattggGCTTATTTTCTCAGCATCTCttagtaatttagttttaattgctGTTGATCGTTATGTGGCTGTGTGTCACCCTTTACTGTACCCACAGAAAATAACCATCACTAACATGTTATTGACTATCTGTCTGTGCTGGGTTTGCTTTTCAGCTTACAGCACTGCCCttgtaattaataatgaatattttgacTCTTCACAAAAAACAGATGTGTGTTATGGACGGTGTTTAATCATGATGAGTTTTAGTTGGATAGTCATTGATCtgttcatgtgttttatttttccctgtaTCACGATcataactttatatttaaaaattttccaTGCTGCACATCAGCAAGTGAAGGTTATAAACTCTCTAATAAAGCATGATAAATGTGTAACGGAGGGTTCAGTGAAGAGAAAATCTGAGAGTAAAGCTGCTTTAACATTAGGAATCGTTGTGTCCATTTATCTGCTTTGCTATATCCCATACTATATCTGTTCTTTATCTGTAAACTCCTCCACAactattaatgttttaatatgggTTGTGTATGCCAACTCAGgtgtgaatcctctggtttaTGCTCTATTTTACCCCTGGTTTAAAAAGACAGCTAAACTCATCTTAACTCTGAAAATATGTCAGTCGGCATCTTCTCTGATTAATATGTTTACAGAAAACGAATTGTAA
- the LOC130236620 gene encoding trace amine-associated receptor 13c-like has product MAYETEDQETQYCFPNINSSCIKGKRSIHGYNIMYVFFSLLSVWTVFLNLLVIISISHFKKLHTPTNMIILSLAVNDLFIGLIVMPIQAIKQIETCWYFGDTFCGLSLILIGVIFSASFSNLVLIAVDRYVAVCHPLLYPQKITITNMLMSICLCWVYYSAYNTAFVINNGYFDTSYSTEVCYGDCPVIMSFGWIVTDLFMSFILPCVIMITLYLRIFYVVHQQVKVINSLMKGGKCVMKGSVKRKSESKAALTLGIIVSVYLLCYIPYYICTLSVNSSTTITVLGWTVYANSGLNPLVYALFYPWFKKTVKHVLTLTIFQPASSLFNIFTED; this is encoded by the coding sequence ATGGCCTATGAGACAGAGGATCAGGAGACTCAATACTGCTTTCCTAACATCAACTCATCTTGTATTAAAGGAAAACGCTCCATTCATGGATATAATATCATGTATGTGTTCTTTTCACTGCTGTCAGTATGGACTGTGTTTCTCAACCTGCTggtgatcatctccatctctcacttcaaGAAGCTTCACACTCCAACCAACATGATTATTCTCTCTCTGGCTGTAAATGATCTGTTTATTGGCCTTATTGTGATGCCCATACAGGCCATCAAACAGATTGAGACGTGTTGGTACTTTGGGGACACTTTCTGTGGACTCAGTTTAATATTAATCGGAGTGATTTTCTCTGCATCTTTTAGTAATTTGGTTTTAATTGCTGTTGATCGTTATGTGGCTGTGTGTCACCCTTTACTGTACCCACAGAAAATAACCATCACTAACATGTTGATGAGTATCTGTCTGTGCTGGGTTTATTACTCTGCTTATAACACTGCCTTTGTAATTAACAATGGATATTTTGACACTTCATACAGTACAGAAGTGTGTTATGGAGACTGTCCAGTCATAATGAGTTTTGGTTGGATAGTCACTGATCTGTTCATGTCTTTTATTCTTCCCTGTGTCATAATGATAACTTTATATCTGAGGATTTTCTATGTAGTTCATCAGCAAGTGAAGGTTATAAACTCTCTGATGAAGGGTGGTAAATGTGTAATGAAGGGTTCAGTGAAGAGGAAATCTGAGAGTAAAGCTGCTTTAACATTAGGAATCATTGTGTCAGTTTATCTGCTTTGCTATATCCCATACTATATTTGTACTTTATCTGTTAACTCCTCCACAACTATAACTGTTTTGGGATGGACTGTGTATGCTAACTCAGGTCTGAATCCTCtggtttatgctttattttacccCTGGTTTAAAAAGACAGTGAAACACGTCTTGACTCTGACAATATTTCAGCCGGCATCCTctctgtttaatatttttacagaagATTAA